The stretch of DNA GCGAGACGATCGTCAGGCCGCCCGCCGGGATCTGCGCCGCCGCGAGCCTGTGCAGAAGCACGGGGCGCCCGATCCACGCCCACCGAGCCTCGCCGAGCGACGACCAGGCCGTGACGGAATTCGGCATGCCGTCGGCGTCGAGGATCGCATGCGTGGGCAGCGCGTCGCGCGCCCAAAGGATTGCGCTGTCCGTGAACGTGCCGTCCCCAGGCTCCATCGTGGCGGCCGGCGCATCGAGCGCACGGACCGCGTCGTCGTACAGAACGCGCAGGCCCGCCACCGCGGCAGCGCCCGTAAGCGCAGCCTCGAGCGCCAGGGCCGTGAGGGCGCCTGGAGCGAGGAGATCGCCCGCGCCGAGCCAGAGCAGGTGGTCGATGGTCGGATCGGCCAGCATCGGCTCGACCGCGGCGCGGCCAGAGCCGGGCGGCAGGAGGTCGTGCCGGACCTCCGGGTAGTCCTGGCGGAGGACCGAGGCGACGGATTCGCTCGGATCGGCCCCGTGCCGCGTGACCGTGATGATTCGGATCCGCGGCCACGGCCGCCCGTCCGGCAGGGACGTGGGACGCGCGAGGCCGCAGGCGGCGGTCCCGAAGGGCCAGCGGGCGATGCCGTGCGCGGGAGGCGGCAGGAGTGAGGCGTCGGTCACAGCAGGTCTGGCGGCGGCTCTTGCACGGTGCGGGGCAAGAGCCTGCCCGCGATTGTTGAAGATTGCCTCCCCGGCGACGCCACGTCCTCAGCCGTCACCACGGATCCGGGGCGGCCCGGCTCCACGCGGCCGATCCGGGCCGCCGGCAGCGCGGATGCGCGCCAGGATCGCATCCGCCACCTCTGCCGCGCGGGAGACCCGCAATCCACCGGAGGTCTGCGAGTCAGTCAGGAGGTGGGGGCGCCAATCGGGAACATCCGCCGACAGGTCCACCGCCTCGCCGAACGCAGCCCAGTTGCGATGTGAGGCCCCCGTGACGTAGCCGTCGCGCGCCAGCGCCTCCGCCCGCGGCAGCAGCGGCAGGGCATCGGCCTCGAGGGCGAGCGTCAGCCCGGCGCCGCGGGCGAGTCCAGCCCATGGCCCAGGATGCCGAATCCGGTCGCCGCATCGTCGGGGGTCTCATTGCCGACGAGAAGGCGATCGAACGGGCCGGCGGCGGGTTGCTGGGCGAGGAGCCGGCGCAGGACGGCGGGATCGAGCTCGCAGCCGCAGCCGCCCCCATGCGCGAGACTGGTCAGACGAGGGGCATCGGGCATCGCCGATCTCTGTTGCGGGCGCTGCCTGTCAGTAGCGCGTCGTGATCGCGTTGAGCCAGTCCGGCGAGGCCGAGACGGCGGCGGCCTCGACGCGCTTGTCCAGCCCCGTCAGGAGCAGCAGGCCGAGCAGGACCATGACGGCGCCCAGGGCGGCTTTCGCGGCGCGACCGGCGGCCGCCAGCCCGCCGCGCCAGCGCATCAGCGCCTGGCGGGAGACGAGACCGAGCAGCATCAGCGGCGCGGCTGCGCCGATCCCGAAGGCCAGCATCGTGAGGGCGACGCTCCCGAGGTGCTCGCCCCGCGACGCCATCAGCGAGGCCGCCCCGAGGGTCGGGCCCACGCAGGGGCTCCAGGCTGCCCCGAGCAGGAGGCCGACGGCGAACTGGCCGGTCAGACCCCCTGTTCCGAACCCGCCGAATCGCTCCTCGGCCCAGGCCGCCACCGGACCGGCCGCGGTCGCGACCTGGGCCTGGAGACGGGGCAGGATGAGGATCACGCCGAGGATGACCAGCAGGACCGCGCCGGCGCTCCGGAACACGTCGCCGTCGAGCCCGATGGCGAAGCCGATCGTCGCCACGAACAGGCCGATGGTCGTGAACGCGACCGCGAGCCCGCTTGCAAGGGCAACCGGACCGAGCCGGTGCTCCGACGCCGCCGTCCCGAGCACGATCGGCAGCAGCGGAAGGACGCAGGGCGAGAGCACCGAGAGCAGGCCGGCCAGGAAGGCAAATCCGACCGTCCCCAGCATATTCGCGCCCTCACACGATCGCCCCGCACGCCACGCTTCGCGCCGGATGCCGGCCGCGTCAACGCGCCGACGTGCCACGCGGCCGATGGAACAACGCCGCTGGCGCCGCGCTTCGCGGCAATCCCGGCTAGATGACGGGCTCAGGGTGGGGCGACGAGTGACGACCTTCTTCACTGGCGACACGCATTTCGGCGATCAGCGGGCCTTGCGCTTCGACCACCGACCCTATCCCGATCTGGCCGCCCACGATGCCGGCCTGATCGCGGCCTGGAACGACGTTGTGGCGCCAACCGACACCGTCTGGCATCTCGGCGATTTCGCGCTCGGTCCGAGCGGGGCGCGGATCCGCGAAATCCTCGACGGGCTCAACGGCGAGAAGCATCTGATCATCGGCAACAACGACGGCGCCGAGACGCTGGCGGCGCCTGGCTGGGCCTCGGTCCGCCACTACGCGGAATTCGCGGTCGAGGGCCGGATGGTCGTTCTCTGCCACTACGCATTTCGAACCTGGAATGGCATGAGCCGAGGCGCGCTCAATCTGCACGGGCACAGCCACGGCAAGCTCAAGCCGATGCCCAAGCAATACGATGTCGGCGTCGATCCGATGGGGCCGGCGCCCGTGGCGTTGCCCGCAATCCTCACCTCGCGACTGCGCCGGAAGAGCTGACCCGGACCGGAACCTTCACGTCAGCTTCACCGTTTGAGCGGTCAGAGACGGGGCGGACACGAGCCGTCCCGAGAAACCCGGCAGATCCGATGAAGGTCTGCCATCACGTCCAGTGTGTGAGTGTTCCCGTGAGTGCCAGTTCGGCCACTCTGTCTCGCTGCCTCGCCAGTGTCCTGGCCGGCCTCGTCATGACCTCCTCGGCGCTGGCCCTGCCGGCGTGCCTGGAGGCACAGCGCAAGGTCGATGAGGCGAATGCCCTGCGTTTCCAGGCGCGCCAAGAGGCGCGGCTGGGCAATCACGATCGTGTCTGCGACACGCTCGATGAGGTCGGCGACCGCTACGACGATGCCCGCGACGCGTTCGAGCGATGCGGCGAGGGCGTCGTGGCGATCGACCTGCGCAGCGAGCTTCGGGGCTTGCGGATCGCCAAGAAAATCAACCGCTGCGACTGATCGGGTGCGCGCCCGCACCTCGGCCGCGCCACGCCACCAGCATTATCCCGACATGCGCGACCCACGTCGCCCAAAAGGTTCTGTGCCGATGACCCCCGCCACGCTCTCGAACGATCTCGAATCCCCGACCACCGTCCGGACCGGTCCATCCTTCGCGGCCGCCCTCTGCGGCTTCGTCAGCACCACAGTCGCAACAACCATGCTGCTCGTGCTGATCGGCACCTTCTGATTAGGGCGAAACCGACCAGAATCTCTGGCGGTTGAAGAGCATATCCTGCGTACCGATCTTCGGGGCCGCATCGGGGCGACGGACGCAATCCGGCTCCGGCGGCTTCGGAAGCGCCGCCAAGGCCATCGGCGGCAGGGTCGGTTTCAAGCCGAGACGTGCCTGAACCTCCGGTTGACGCGCCGCCGCGATGGTCAGAACGCAGGCGATGAGGCCGCCAGCAACAGTTCCGAGACAGAAATTCAGCATTGGTGAGGGGGTCCGGCGGCGGATTCCTTCGAGCCACAAAGTGTGGTCGTTGTCCAACCCGGCAGTATCATGGCGGATCTGCCGCTCACGCCGTCTTAACTCCTGTTCTGCGACAGCTACGCGCAAGCCTGCTGCGCAGGCGAGTGCGATGCCGGGAGGGGAACGCCGATGAACGCTGCCGCCAATGCCTACGCCAGAACCGCGCGCAGCGCTCTGACGCCCCGTGAGGCCGAATCGGCCCTGCTGTTGAAAGCGGCGCAACAACTCATCAGCGCCGGGCGTGAGCTTCCCGCGGGGGAGACCAAGCCGCTGAACGAGGCGCTTTCCTTCAATCAGCGCGTTTGGACCTTGCTCAGTTCGGAGGCGACGGCCGACGAGAATCCTCTCCCGGCCGACGTCAAGCAGGGTGTGGCCCGTCTGGGTGCCTTCGTCCTGCGCAACTGCGTCGACACGATGATTGCGCCGACCCCCGAGAAGATCGCGACGCTGGTCTCGATCAACAACCAGATCGCAGCCGGTCTGCAGGGTAATCCGGGCTGAGCACCGCTAGCCTTGGGGTGCCGCCGGAGCCTCAGGCACTGGCGGGCTCGCGCACTCCCACTCCACGAGCTTTCGGCCGAGCTTGAGCGCGCGGTAATGCTCGCCGGACTCGACGAGTTCGGCGATGGCCGCGATCTGCTGCGCGGCCGCGGGCACCAGACGAATCAGGTCGGTCGCCTGGCGGAAGAACAGGTCGATTCCCTGTGCCGGGTCATCGGCGAGGTAGATGACCGTCAGGGTCAGGTGGAGCTGCTTGCAGGCTGTATCAGCCTCGCTCTCCGTGATGATCTCGCTTTCCCGCAGGAACTTGCACTGCGTCTCGATCAGGAACGCGGACCGCCGGTCCCCGTTGCGGATCAGCGCACCGTTGATGATGAGCCGCTCGAACGGCTTGAGTTCCAGGCGCAGAGGCACGGCGTTTTCCTTTCTAGAAGACGCAGCGATTTCATTCGGCAACTCTTAACGTTTCGCGAATCCACGGCCCCCGCGGTGGCATCGCGGGGCGTCCGTGCGCGCGTAAAACTCCGACAATTCGCGGGCCTGAGGCCATCGCGATCGAAGTGGGGAGAGTCCGATGTCGTCACCGCCTGTGAACCGCGCGCTCTATCCGAGCCTGCACGGCAAGCGCGTGCTGGTGACCGGAGGCGCATCCGGGATCGGCGCGGGTCTGGTCGAAGCCCTCGTGACGCAGGGCGCGCGCGTTCTCTTCTGCGACATCGCCGACGCCGCAGCGGAAGCCCTGGTGGCGAGGCTCGCGCCTGGCGCGGCTCACACGCCGCTCTACCGCTGCTGTGACCTGACAGATGTCGAGGCGGTCCGCGCCCTCGTGAGCGAGGCCGAGACGGTCCTGGGTGGCCTCGATGTCCTGATCAACAATGCCGGCAACGACGACCGCCACACGCTCGAGGATGTCACGCCGGCCTACTGGGACGACCGCATGGCGGTGAATCTGCGCCATCTGTTTTTCGCCGCCCAGGCGGCGGTACCCGCGATGCGGCGGGCCGGCGGAGGCGTGATTCTGAACTTCGGCTCGATCAGCTGGCATCTCGGGTTGCCGGACATGCCGCTCTATCAGACCGCGAAAGCCGCGATCGAGGGCATGACCCGGGCGCTCGCGCGCGATCTCGGACGTGATGGAATCCGGGTGGCGGCGATCCTGCCGGGGAACGTCCAGACCCCGCGGCAGGAGAAGTGGTACACAGCGGAGGGGGAAGCCGCGATCGTCGCGGCCCAATGCCTCGACGGCCGGATCCAGCCCGCCGATGTCGCGGCGCTGGCCCTGTTCCTGGTCTCGGACGACGCCCGGATGTGTACGGGCCACGGATATTTCGTGGATGCCGGTTAGCGGTGAGGGCGCGACGCCGTCACCCGCGATCGTCCTCGCGGGGCCGGCGGCACCGGTCAGCGGCCCGGCGCTTAAAACCGTGCGTCGGTGCGAGGAAGGTCCCCGGAGGTCAGACCGCGCGTCCGAGGGTTTGCGGCCGGACTTGGCGAAAGGCCCGGCCGCGCGGAAGCGTGCCTCAGTCGCACGTCTCCTTCTTCACCGTCTTGGAGTCGCCCATCTCGTTCTCCTTGCGCACCGTCTTGGTGACGCAGCCGTCGCCGTGATCGTGGACGGTCACGGATTTCGACTCGGAGGCCGGACGATCGACGACCACAGCGGGCCGGTCGCGCTCGATGACGGTAGTCTGCGCCTGCGCGGCGGCGCAGAGGCTCAACAGGGCAGCGGTGGCGAGCAGGGTCTTGCGCATTCTCGGGCTCCGGTAACCGATAGAGGTACTCGGTAACGGCGGCCCTAGCTTGAGCGTTCCGCAGCCAACGAAGTCTTGAAGCGGCCCGAACCCGTACAGGAACTTGGCTCGGACCGCGCGCCGTTCGGCATGAAGGGCAGCCGGAGCGACGGCATCATTGACGCCGGAATTCCGCGCGCTTCAAGCCGGGTCGACTACGTGCGCCGTGCGGCTAACCCCCGGTCATCGGCGGGAAGAAGGCGATCTCCCGAGCACCGACGATCGAGGCGTCGGGCTTGGCATGGGCGCGATCGATGGCGGCGCGCACGACGCCCGGATCCTCGAAGGCGTAGGCATATTCCTCGCCCCGCCCGCGCAGCCACGCGACGAGATCCGTCACGGTGGCGACCTCCGGAGGCGGGGCCAGCTCCTCCTCGGGGCGGCCGATCCGCTCCCGGACCCAGGCGAAATAGACGAGCTTCATGGCAACACCGCCGAACAGAGGCCTGGGACTGTGCCGCTTGCGCTCCGCGTCATCAGCGCGGGTCGTCGATGACGTGCTTGATCCCCGCCCGCATGTAGTCCCAGCCGGTCCAAAGCGTCAGGGCGGCGGCAAGCCACAGCAGCGTCAGGCCGATCGATTCCGTCCCCGGCAACACCGTTTCGCCGGCGGGTCCAGCCACAAGGAAGCCCAGCGACAGCAACTGCACCGTGGTCTTCCACTTGGCGATCCGGCTCACCGGCACGCCGACCTTCAACTCGGCCAGATACTCCCGCAGCCCGGAAACCAGGACCTCGCGGCACAGGATCACGATCGCGGCCCAGATGTTCGAGCCGACGATGGTGTGGTCCGCGGTCAGCATCAGCAGGCAGGCGGAGACGAGCAGCTTGTCGGCGATCGGGTCGAGCATCCGGCCGAGTGCGGAACTCTGGTCGTAGGTCCGCGCGACGTAGCCGTCGAGGTAGTCGGTGATCGCGGCCGCGACGAACACGCCGAGCGCCGTCCACCGCGCCGTGTGTGACTCGGGCCAGAACAGCAGCGCGACCATCACCGGCACGGCAACGAGGCGCCCGTAGGTCAGGCAATTCGCGAGCGTCCAGGCCGGCGACCGTCGTCGGGGAAGGACGGCGTTCATCGCCGGGGTGAAATCAGAGCCCGGCGCGGGCGTCAACGCCTTCGTGCCCGGTTCGGTCATGACGGCGGGGTTCTCAGGCGCCGGCATGGAAGAAGTCGTAGACTGCCCGCGCGGTTGCGGCGTTGACGCCCGGGGTCTTGGCCAAGTCCTCGAAGGCGGCGCGCTCGATCGCCTTCACGGTCCCGAAATGGTGGAGCAGCGCGCGCTTGCGGCTGGGGCCGATGCCGGCGATTTCGTCCAAGGGGTTCTTCACCATCTCTCGCTTGCGCTTGGCCCGGTGGCTCCCGATGGCGAAGCGGTGGGCCTCGTCGCGGAGTCGCTGCACGAAGTAGAGCGTCGGATCGCGCGGCGGAAGCTTGAAAGGCGGCCGGCCCGGTACGAAAAACGTCTCGCGCCCGGCATCGCGGTCGCGCCCCTTGGCGACGCCGACAAGCGGCACGCCCGCGACACCGACCGCGTCGAGCGCCGCTCTGGCCGCGTCGAGCTGGCCCTTGCCACCGTCGATGAGAACGAGGTCGGGCCAGGCCGGGAAGGCCTCGCTCGCGTCGGCAGGCGCCGGCACCGGCTCCGGCGCGCCGCCTTCGGCCGCCGCCAGGGCGTCCTCGCGCCCGGTGCGCGGTGCCTCCTTCGCGAGCCGCTTGAATCGCCGCTGCAGCACCTCGCGCATCATGCCGTAATCGTCGCCGGGCGTGAGTTCCTCGGACTTGATGTTGAACGTGCGGTAATGCGCCTTCATGAAGCCCGTGGGGCCCGCGACGATCATCCCGCCGACGGCATTCGTGCCCATGATGTGCGAATTGTCGTAGACCTCGATCCGCCGCGGCGCACGCTCGAGCCCGAAGGCCTGTCCCAGGGCTCCGAGCAGCTTGCCCTGGGAGGCCGTGTCGGCGAGCCGTCGGGCAAGGGCCTCCTTGGCGTTGCGTTGGGCGTAGTCGACGAGGTTCTTGCGCTCGCCGCGGCTCGGGCGGTGGAGCTCGACCCGGTAATCGACCCGGCTCGACAGGGCGGCGGCGACCAGCTCCGCGTCCTCGATGGCGTGGCTGGTGAGCACTGTCCGGGGCGCCGGCTTGTCGTCGTAGAACTGGCCGATGAACGAGCCCAGCACCTCGTCGGGCGTCATCGTCCGATCCGCCTTCGGGAAGTAGGCGCGGTTGCCCCAGTTCTGGAAGTTGCGGAAGAAGAACACCTCGATGCAGAACTGACCGGCCTGCTCGTCGAGGGCGAACACGTCGGCCTCCTCGACGCCCTGCGTGTTGACGCCCTGCACGCCCTGGATCGCCGAGAGCGCGGCGATCCGGTCGCGGAAGCGGGCAGCGCGCTCGAATTCCATGGCCTCGGACGCGTCCTGCATCTCGCCGCGCATCCGATCCTTCACGGCGTTGGATTTGCCCGCGAGGAACGCGCGCGCCGAATCCGCCATGGCCGCGTAATCCTCCTGCCCGATCTCGCCCGTGCACGGGCCGGAGCAGCGCTTGATCTGGTAGAGCAGGCAGGGCCGGGTGCGGTTCTCGTAGTAGCTGTCGGTGCAGGTGCGCAGCAGGAAGGCACGCTGCAGGGCGTTCACCGTCCGGTTGACCGCCCAGACGCTGGCGAAGGGGCCGTAATAGCTGCCCTTCCGACGCCTTGCGCCGCGATGCTTGACGATCTGCGGGGCCGGGCCATCCTCGGTGACCAGGATGTAGGGGAACGACTTGTCGTCCCGCATCAGCACGTTGAAGCGGGGCTTCAGCTGCTTGATCAGGTTGGCTTCAAGGAGCAGCGCCTCGGTCTCGGTGGCAGTGGTGACGAACTCCATCGCCGCCGTCTGCGAGATCATCCGGGCGATGCGGTTCGAATGCGCCTGACCCCGGGCGTAGGAGCCGACGCGGGCCTTCAGGTTCTTGGCCTTGCCCACGTAGAGGACGTCGCCGCGATGGTCGAACATCCGGTAGACGCCGGGGGAGGACGGAAGCGTCGACCAGAAGCGCCGGATCACCTCGGTGCCGGCCTGGACCGCGCCGGGCTCGAAGTCGAAATCGATCTCCGGCGAGGCGTCGGCGGGCAGGCCAGCCTCGTCGGCGGTCTCGTCCCGCTCGGCATCGCGGCCGTCGTCGAAGACGTCGGGGGGCAGGTCGGTGAGGGCTCTGCGGCTCATACCGCAGATCTAAGCGTTCCTGCCGCCGAGGGGGACAGGGCGGCGTACAAAAATCGTACGCCGCCGGCCCGCAGGCGGATCAGTCGAACAGCGAGTCGATGTCGCTCTGATCGACGTGGCCGGGATCGTGGTCGAGCTTCGGTCCGTTGAGCAGCGAACTCTCGTCGTCCAGCGCGGTCGGCACCGGCATGACGGTGATGAGCTCCTTGAAGCTGTCGAGTTCCGACCAGGTTGCGATCAGCCGGTCGAGGTGCTCCTCGATGAACTTCATCACGCCGACGATCTTGGTGATCCGCTGGCCGGTCAGATCCTGGAAGTTGCACGCCTCGTAGGCGCTGATGACCCGCTCGAGGATCA from Methylobacterium sp. PvR107 encodes:
- the flaF gene encoding flagellar biosynthesis regulator FlaF, with protein sequence MNAAANAYARTARSALTPREAESALLLKAAQQLISAGRELPAGETKPLNEALSFNQRVWTLLSSEATADENPLPADVKQGVARLGAFVLRNCVDTMIAPTPEKIATLVSINNQIAAGLQGNPG
- a CDS encoding SDR family NAD(P)-dependent oxidoreductase; translated protein: MSSPPVNRALYPSLHGKRVLVTGGASGIGAGLVEALVTQGARVLFCDIADAAAEALVARLAPGAAHTPLYRCCDLTDVEAVRALVSEAETVLGGLDVLINNAGNDDRHTLEDVTPAYWDDRMAVNLRHLFFAAQAAVPAMRRAGGGVILNFGSISWHLGLPDMPLYQTAKAAIEGMTRALARDLGRDGIRVAAILPGNVQTPRQEKWYTAEGEAAIVAAQCLDGRIQPADVAALALFLVSDDARMCTGHGYFVDAG
- a CDS encoding flagellar biosynthesis repressor FlbT encodes the protein MPLRLELKPFERLIINGALIRNGDRRSAFLIETQCKFLRESEIITESEADTACKQLHLTLTVIYLADDPAQGIDLFFRQATDLIRLVPAAAQQIAAIAELVESGEHYRALKLGRKLVEWECASPPVPEAPAAPQG
- a CDS encoding cytochrome c biogenesis CcdA family protein, with product MLGTVGFAFLAGLLSVLSPCVLPLLPIVLGTAASEHRLGPVALASGLAVAFTTIGLFVATIGFAIGLDGDVFRSAGAVLLVILGVILILPRLQAQVATAAGPVAAWAEERFGGFGTGGLTGQFAVGLLLGAAWSPCVGPTLGAASLMASRGEHLGSVALTMLAFGIGAAAPLMLLGLVSRQALMRWRGGLAAAGRAAKAALGAVMVLLGLLLLTGLDKRVEAAAVSASPDWLNAITTRY
- the uvrC gene encoding excinuclease ABC subunit UvrC, encoding MSRRALTDLPPDVFDDGRDAERDETADEAGLPADASPEIDFDFEPGAVQAGTEVIRRFWSTLPSSPGVYRMFDHRGDVLYVGKAKNLKARVGSYARGQAHSNRIARMISQTAAMEFVTTATETEALLLEANLIKQLKPRFNVLMRDDKSFPYILVTEDGPAPQIVKHRGARRRKGSYYGPFASVWAVNRTVNALQRAFLLRTCTDSYYENRTRPCLLYQIKRCSGPCTGEIGQEDYAAMADSARAFLAGKSNAVKDRMRGEMQDASEAMEFERAARFRDRIAALSAIQGVQGVNTQGVEEADVFALDEQAGQFCIEVFFFRNFQNWGNRAYFPKADRTMTPDEVLGSFIGQFYDDKPAPRTVLTSHAIEDAELVAAALSSRVDYRVELHRPSRGERKNLVDYAQRNAKEALARRLADTASQGKLLGALGQAFGLERAPRRIEVYDNSHIMGTNAVGGMIVAGPTGFMKAHYRTFNIKSEELTPGDDYGMMREVLQRRFKRLAKEAPRTGREDALAAAEGGAPEPVPAPADASEAFPAWPDLVLIDGGKGQLDAARAALDAVGVAGVPLVGVAKGRDRDAGRETFFVPGRPPFKLPPRDPTLYFVQRLRDEAHRFAIGSHRAKRKREMVKNPLDEIAGIGPSRKRALLHHFGTVKAIERAAFEDLAKTPGVNAATARAVYDFFHAGA
- a CDS encoding metallophosphoesterase encodes the protein MTTFFTGDTHFGDQRALRFDHRPYPDLAAHDAGLIAAWNDVVAPTDTVWHLGDFALGPSGARIREILDGLNGEKHLIIGNNDGAETLAAPGWASVRHYAEFAVEGRMVVLCHYAFRTWNGMSRGALNLHGHSHGKLKPMPKQYDVGVDPMGPAPVALPAILTSRLRRKS
- the pgsA gene encoding CDP-diacylglycerol--glycerol-3-phosphate 3-phosphatidyltransferase; protein product: MNAVLPRRRSPAWTLANCLTYGRLVAVPVMVALLFWPESHTARWTALGVFVAAAITDYLDGYVARTYDQSSALGRMLDPIADKLLVSACLLMLTADHTIVGSNIWAAIVILCREVLVSGLREYLAELKVGVPVSRIAKWKTTVQLLSLGFLVAGPAGETVLPGTESIGLTLLWLAAALTLWTGWDYMRAGIKHVIDDPR
- the moaD gene encoding molybdopterin converting factor subunit 1; translated protein: MKLVYFAWVRERIGRPEEELAPPPEVATVTDLVAWLRGRGEEYAYAFEDPGVVRAAIDRAHAKPDASIVGAREIAFFPPMTGG